The sequence GCAGACCTTCTTCCATGGCGATCGGAGCGATCAGAGACACGACCATCTGGACGTTGTCGCCCGGCATGACCATCTCGACGCCTTCCGGCAGCTCACAGGTACCAGTAATGTCAGTGGTACGGAAGTAGAACTGCGGACGATAGCCTTTGAAGAACGGAGTATGACGACCGCCTTCTTCCTTGGACAGGACGTAGACTTCGGATTCGAACTTGGTGTGCGGCTTGATGGAGCCCGGCTTGGCCAGAACCTGGCCACGCTCGACGTCATCACGCTTGGTGCCGCGCAGCAGGGCGCCGACGTTCTCACCAGCACGACCTTCGTCCAGCAGCTTGCGGAACATCTCGACACCGGTAACGGTAGTCTTGGTAGTGTCACGCACGCCGACGATCTCGACCTCTTCGCCAGTCTTGACCAGACCACGTTCGACACGGCCAGTGACGACAGTACCGCGGCCAGAGATGGAGAAGACGTCCTCGATCGGCATCAGGAACGGCTGGTCGATAGCACGCTCCGGCTCCGGGATGTACGCATCCAGGGCCTTGATCAGGTTGGCAACGGCGGTAGTACCCATGCCGTTGTCGTCCTTGCCTTCCAGAGCCATCAGGGCGGAACCGATGACGATCGGAGTATCGTCGCCCGGGAAGTCGTACTCGCTCAGGAGTTCACGAACTTCCATCTCGACCAGCTCGAGCAGTTCTTCGTCATCGACCATGTCAGCCTTGTTCAGGAAGACAACGATGAACGGAACGCCGACCTGACGGGACAGCAGGATGTGCTCGCGAGTCTGCGGCATGGGGCCGTCAGCAGCGGAACAGACCAGGATAGCGCCGTCCATCTGGGCAGCACCGGTGATCATGTTCTTGACGTAGTCGGCGTGACCCGGGCAGTCGACGTGCGCGTAGTGACGCACTTCGGACTGGTATTCCACGTGAGCAGTGGAGATGGTGATACCACGCTCACGCTCTTCCGGGGCATTGTCGATGGAGTCAAACGCACGCGCGTCACCACCGAAGACTTCTGCAGAGACGCGAGTCAGAGCCGCAGTCAGAGTGGTCTTGCCGTGATCGACGTGACCAATGGTGCCGACGTTGACGTGCGGCTTCGAACGCTCAAATTTTTCCTTAGCCACTGCTATAACCTCTTTCGTTAGCTAATCGGTTACTTCTGATTGATGACGGCTTCGACGATGCTGTTCGGTGCTTCGTCGTATTTCGCAAACTCCATGGAGTAGCTTGCGCGGCCCTGGGTCTGTGAGCGCAGGTCGGTCGCATAACCGAACATCTCACCCAGCGGCACCAGTGCATTGATGATCTTGCCAGTGGAAGAATCATCCATGCCCTGAACGAGGCCACGACGACGGTTCAGGTCGCCCATGACGTCACCCATGAAATCTTCAGGCGTGACGACTTCGACTTTCATGAGCGGCTCAAGCAGCACCGCACCCGCTTTCGGGGCACCGGCCTTGATCGCCATGGAAGAGGCGACCTTGAACGCAGTCTCGTTGGAGTCGACGTCGTGGTAGGAACCATCGAACAGCGTGACCTTGACGTCGATCATCGGATAACCGGCGATGACACCATTCTTGAGCTGCTCAGCGGCGCCCTTCTCGACGGCCGGCACGTATTCCTTCGGAACCGCACCACCGACGATCTCGGACTCGAACTTGAAGGTCATTTCTTCGTCGTCGCCCTTGTCCTCTGCAGTGAGAGGCTCAATGCGAAGCCAGACGTGACCGAACTGACCACGACCGCCGGACTGACGAACGAACTTGCCTTCCTGCTCGACCTTGGTACGGATGGTCTCACGGTAAGCCACCTGCGGCTTGCCGATGTTCGCCTCGACATTAAACTCGCGACGCATGCGGTCGACGAGGATGTCCAGGTGAAGCTCACCCATACCGGAGATGATGGTCTGACCGGACTCTTCGTCGGTCTCGACGCGGAAGGACGGATCTTCCTGGGCCAGCTTGCCCAGTGCAACACCCATCTTTTCCTGGTCGGCCTTGGACTTCGGCTCGACGGCAACGGAGATGACCGGCTCAGGGAATTCCATGCGCTCAAGCACGATCTTGTGATCCGGGTCACACAGGGTGTCACCGGTGGTCACGTCTTTCAGACCGATACATGCGGCGATATCGCCAGCATAGACTTCCTTGATCTCCTCACGAGAGTTGGAGTGCATCTGGACGATACGACCGACACGCTCCTTCTTGCTCTTGACGGAGTTGAAGACGCCATCACCCGACTTCAGCACGCCTGAGTAGACGCGAATGAAGGTCAGGGTACCAACGAACGGATCGGTCGCGATCTTGAACGCCAGCGCCGCG comes from bacterium Scap17 and encodes:
- the tuf gene encoding elongation factor Tu, which encodes MAKEKFERSKPHVNVGTIGHVDHGKTTLTAALTRVSAEVFGGDARAFDSIDNAPEERERGITISTAHVEYQSEVRHYAHVDCPGHADYVKNMITGAAQMDGAILVCSAADGPMPQTREHILLSRQVGVPFIVVFLNKADMVDDEELLELVEMEVRELLSEYDFPGDDTPIVIGSALMALEGKDDNGMGTTAVANLIKALDAYIPEPERAIDQPFLMPIEDVFSISGRGTVVTGRVERGLVKTGEEVEIVGVRDTTKTTVTGVEMFRKLLDEGRAGENVGALLRGTKRDDVERGQVLAKPGSIKPHTKFESEVYVLSKEEGGRHTPFFKGYRPQFYFRTTDITGTCELPEGVEMVMPGDNVQMVVSLIAPIAMEEGLRFAIREGGRTVGAGVVAKIVE
- the fusA gene encoding elongation factor G, which translates into the protein MARKTPLKRYRNIGICAHVDAGKTTTTERVLFYTGLSHKVGEVHDGAATMDWMEQEQERGITITSAATTCFWQGMNKQFDEHRINIIDTPGHVDFTVEVERSLRVLDGAVVVLCGSSGVQPQTETVWRQANRYEVPRMIFVNKMDRAGADFFMVVDQVRKRLGANAVPIQINWGAEDEFKGVIDLIKMKAIVWDEDNHGMNYELIDIPAELQETAAEWREHMLESAAESSEELMDKYLEEGELSEEEVKAALRQRTLANEICLVTCGSAFKNKGVQAVLDAVIEYMPSPLEVKAIEGELDDKAGTIETREADDKAPFAALAFKIATDPFVGTLTFIRVYSGVLKSGDGVFNSVKSKKERVGRIVQMHSNSREEIKEVYAGDIAACIGLKDVTTGDTLCDPDHKIVLERMEFPEPVISVAVEPKSKADQEKMGVALGKLAQEDPSFRVETDEESGQTIISGMGELHLDILVDRMRREFNVEANIGKPQVAYRETIRTKVEQEGKFVRQSGGRGQFGHVWLRIEPLTAEDKGDDEEMTFKFESEIVGGAVPKEYVPAVEKGAAEQLKNGVIAGYPMIDVKVTLFDGSYHDVDSNETAFKVASSMAIKAGAPKAGAVLLEPLMKVEVVTPEDFMGDVMGDLNRRRGLVQGMDDSSTGKIINALVPLGEMFGYATDLRSQTQGRASYSMEFAKYDEAPNSIVEAVINQK